From Lolium perenne isolate Kyuss_39 chromosome 5, Kyuss_2.0, whole genome shotgun sequence, a single genomic window includes:
- the LOC127298510 gene encoding putative F-box protein At2g33190, with the protein MAPTEISSLARSPSLTRCAGGARRVGSSSPSSGRSASFNIHRLPAEATLAASPELPEDILMSVFGILEIPDLVRAGSVCTSWHSGYITLRNLQKHKQSQTPCLLYTSESAGDNVACLYSLVEKRVYRLTLPEPPIRSRFLIGSSLGFLVTVDDISEVHLVNPITGEQIALPSVTTMPHVKPICDDSGAVHKYEYSKNYAKRASSTWLYALCELRESFYFKAFVFYDASTGSFIVVLIHEPFSQLSFARVGDDKWTRLPPHCGYQDCTYKDGLLYAVTIRGEIHAFDLSGCTVTMEIIRGLDVYLDLDAVSIVQAPWGDLLLVSRSLEFEDPDDENADPEIPLPKYTGEIKLRKVDVGTMRLVEIDCLPDHVLFLGHNHALCLSAKEYPALKGNHAYLTDDDEYISHRRSCRRDIGVLDLGSNSKEDLVSPQLWSNWPAPVWITPNLTMMKLTLDK; encoded by the exons ATGGCGCCCACTGAGATCAGCTCGCTGGCCCGGAGCCCCTCGCTCACGAGATGCGCGGGCGGCGCTCGGCGGGTGGGCTCCTCCTCCCCAAGCTCCGGCCGATCTGCTTCCTTCAACATCCACCG GTTACCGGCTGAGGCTACGCTGGCCGCATCGCCGGAGCTACCGGAGGATATACTGATGTCCGTCTTCGGCATCCTGGAGATCCCTGACCTCGTACGAGCCGGCTCCGTGTGCACCTCGTGGCACTCCGGCTACATCACCCTGCGCAACCTCCAGAAGCACAAGCAGTCCCAGACGCCGTGCCTGCTCTACACCTCCGAATCTGCCGGTGACAATGTTGCTTGCCTCTACAGCCTCGTGGAGAAGAGAGTTTACAGGTTAACTCTCCCAGAGCCGCCGATCCGTAGCAGGTTCCTGATTGGGTCATCGCTCGGTTTCCTGGTTACTGTCGATGACATATCTGAAGTGCACCTCGTCAATCCCATCACTGGTGAACAGATTGCTCTTCCCTCAGTGACCACCATGCCGCACGTGAAGCCCATCTGTGATGACTCGGGTGCTGTCCACAAGTATGAATACTCAAAGAACTATGCCAAACGAGCTTCCAGCACGTGGCTCTATGCTCTTTGTGAGCTGCGGGAATCCTTCTACTTTAAGGCATTTGTGTTCTATGATGCATCTACGGGAAGCTTCATTGTGGTTCTCATCCATGAGCCATTCAGTCAGCTCTCTTTTGCAAGGGTAGGGGATGATAAGTGGACCAGGTTGCCACCACACTGTGGCTACCAGGACTGCACCTACAAGGATGGGTTGTTGTATGCAGTCACTATAAGGGGAGAAATCCATGCCTTCGATCTTAGTGGTTGTACTGTTACAATGGAGATTATTAGGGGGTTGGACGTGTATTTGGATCTTGATGCTGTATCCATTGTTCAGGCTCCAtggggtgatctgctgcttgtttcgagatcattagagtttgaggaTCCTGATGATGAAAACGCTGATCCTGAAATACCTCTTCCCAAATATACGGGGGAGATTAAATTACGCAAAGTTGATGTGGGCACAATGAGGCTTGTGGAAATTGATTGCTTGCCTGACCATGTGCTGTTTCTTGGGCATAACCATGCACTTTGTCTCAGCGCCAAAGAATATCCTGCTCTTAAGGGGAATCATGCCTACCTTACTGATGATGATGAGTACATTTCACACCGTAGGAGTTGTCGTCGTGACATAGGAGTGCTTGACTTAGGCAGTAATAGCAAGGAGGACCTTGTGTCTCCCCAGCTTTGGTCCAACTGGCCTGCTCCCGTGTGGATTACACCCAATCTTACAATGATGAAACTGACATTGGATAAGTAG